In Luteibaculum oceani, the genomic window GCTGATCGTTGTTAAACGTATAAGTGAAGCTAGCACCAGCATCTTGGTCGGTAGTGGTGAATCTTAAAATGCGGCTTCCCTTTTCAAGGTTTTCGTTGAAAGTGTTGGTAGAAAGGCTAATGTTACTTGGCCTGTCGTTTACATTGTTTACGTTAATTACGAAGTCTTGCTCAAGGTATGCTTCCGCAAAATCGGTTGTTCTCACTCTTATCGAGTAGCTGTTCTTGGTTTCGAAATCGAAACTCGCTGAAGAGTACAGGATTCCGTTAACGATTTCGAATATTCCATTATCGGCATCACCTTCTCCAGGAACAAGAGTGTATTGATGACCATCTCCTGAGTCTGGATCCACAGAAACAAAGTATCCTATTGTTTTTTGGTTTGGTAGATTTTCATCTACATCATTACCAATCAGGGTTAGGGATGTAGGTGCATTGTTCGAGTTCTTTAGGAATAGACTGAAATTCTGGTCTATGCTTAACCCAGTTTTATCCGTTGCCTTAACCTTAATCGTAAAATCGCTTTGCGCATTAAAATCAAAGAAGGTGTTGGTAAATAAGCTGTCGTTCGAAATCATAAATTTCGAATTGTCAGCGCCTAGCATTCCCGCTACAAATTGGAAAGTGTGTTGGTCGTTTACATCCTGATCGTGTACTTCGAAAGTTCCGATGTAGGTTCCTAAAGCAGATTCTTCCCAGAAAGATGCGTTGTCTAATAAAATGGCTGTTGGAGCATCCATCTTATCGTTAACATCCAATACAAATTGCTGAACAAAAGATGCACCAGCGATATCTATTACTCTGATGTTAAGTACGTATTTGCGCTTAACCTCGTAATTGATTTTTTCTTTGGTTACGATTTTGTTTCCTACGATTTGGAAGGCATGGTTATCGTACTCGCCGTTGTTGGCGAATTCAAATCTCAGCTCATCGTTTGCATCTGGATCTTCAGCAGAAATTTCAGCTATTACTGAAGAAACCGGGATGTTCTCGTCAAAGTTTAATGTGCTTAAGTCTATAGAAGTTGGTGCATCATTTTCATCGATAATGTTAATGATGAAGAACTGCTCGTAGCTTAAGTTACCTGCATCAGTTGCCTTTATTCTGATTTTGTACTGGCTTTTAGCCTCATAATTAAACTTAGCGTTGCTAACCAGCTGGTTGGCTTCAATTACAAAGAAAGAATTGTCGTCGTCGTTTAAGCCTTCGGCAAAGCTGAAGGTGTGGCTGTCCTGCGCATCGACATCTATCGCTAATAGCGTAGCTACCAAAGTCCCTACTTCTTTGTTTTCAGCAATCATGTCCGAACTCAACTCAATAGCAGTAGGAGCATCAAAGGCATCCAGGATACCTATGGTTAAGCTCTTTTCATAAGAACCCGTTCCGTCTGAAACACGAACGCGAATAAAGTGGGTGCTTTGCGTTTCGAAATCCAAATTGGTGTTCACGTATAATGAGTCACCAAAAATGTTGAAGTTGCTATTGTTATCGTCACCTAACCCACTAACTAGTGAAAAGGTAAAGTTGTCTGAAGGATCTTGATCGGTCGCAACAAGTTTTGCAAAAGCCTGCCCCGATGTTTTGTTCTCTTTTACCGTATAGCTGGTTAAAGAGATATCGGTTGGAATATCATTGGTGTTGTTAACCGTTAGAGAGAACTGCTTTGAAAGAGATAGTCCTCCTTGATCGGTTACTTTGATTTTTACAAAATAGCTCGATTTGGTCTCAAAATCGAATTGGCTATTAGTTCGAAGCTCAGAGCCAACGATACTGAATAAAGCATTATCTACTTCTCCTTGTGTTAATTCATAGGTGAAGGTTTCGTCGGCATCTTCATCCAGAGTGGATAGGTTGGCGATAGTACTTCCAAAATCTAGATTCTCGTCAAAGATGTTAGTGCTTAAGAATACATCCTGTGGCACGTCATTTTGATCTTCCACGGCAATCTTAAATGTGCGTTCGAAAGTAGATCCTAATAAGTCGCTTACCTTAATTCTAATCTCAGCGGTATCAAGTGTTTCGAAGTCAAGAGCCACATTGGTTAAAAGTTGGTCGCCGATTATTTTAAACTTGGCGTTGTCGGTAGATCCAGTTCCAGATACCAAGGAATAAGTATGGGTGTCTTCCGCATCAGAATCTAGTGTGGATAGTACTCCAACTAAGGTGTTATTGGCGTTCTCTACTACCTCTTCATTGCTTAAAAGTATTCCGTAGGGAGCATCATTTCCAGGAATCACAGAAACTGTAAATTGTTTGGAAACTGTCCCATTTCCGTCAGAACTACTTACTCTTAAGCTTCTTGTTGCTTGTGTTTCGTAATCGAATACAGCATCACTGAAAAGTGAGTCGTTTCTTATTTCAAATGCATTGTTATTATCATCACCGTCTCCAGCTGATAAAAAGTAAAGATGCGTATCGTTTTCATCCTCATCAGTGGTGCTTAATTTTCCTATAAAGGTTCCGCTTACCTGGTTTTCTGGGATGGTAAGGTTATTAATAGAAATATCGGTTGGAATATCATTAGCGTCATCTATGCTAATGGTAAACTGCTTTTGGAAAAAAGCATCATGTTGGTCGTAAACATTTACATAAATGTAGTAGATGCTTCTATCCTCGTAATTGAATTTTAAGTTAGTTCTTAACTCATTTCCAACAATGGTGAAGTTTGCGTTATCGTTACCGCTAACCTCTGCAAAAGCATAAGTAAATGTTGTATTTGCGTCTTCGTCAGATCCGGTAAACAAACCAAATGGGGTTCCCAGATTTGCATTTTCTGCCACCACATTATTACTAAGACTTAGTGCGTATGGTTTGTCATTGGCATCGAGGATACTAATGGCTAGTGTTTTTTCGAAACTAGCTCCAGCTTCATCCGTAGTTTTTACTCGGATAGACAGATTGTTAGCCGACTCGTAGTCGAAACCGTTCTTAGTGTATAGCGAGTTGCCAATAATTTTGAATTGGCTATTGTGCGTATCTCCAGAACCAGAAACTAAGGCATAGCTAAAAGCATCGTTGGCGTCGTAATCGGAGGTAGATAGAATTGCAAATTGATAATCTGCAAGGTTTTCATACACTTCGTTGTTACTGATGTTAAGATCGTAGGGTGTATCATTATTATCAGTAACAGAAATAGTGAAAGCTTTGGAGTAAGTAGCATTACCATCATTTACTTGTAAACGAAGGCTTAATTGATTTTTTGTTTCAAAATCGAAAAGTGTACTTGTTTTAAGTTGGTCGCCATCCACCTGAAACATTGCATTATCGGTATCACCAGCACCAGCTACTAAAGAATAAGTGTGGGTATCATTTGCATCCTCATCTATTGCGCTAAGCATGGCAACAAGAGCGCCTGCATTTTGATTTTCCGCACATGAGGTGCTGCTAAGTTCAATGTTAGTAGGGGTGTCGTTTTGGTCGGTTGCAGTTAGAATAATCTGCTCCTGAACCGTGGCGCCACCAGCATCGGTAGAAATGATGTACAAGTAAAAAATTGACTTTTCTTCGAAATTGAAAATAACGTTGCTTCTAATTTCGTCATCCACAATGGTGAAACTTGCATTATCGCTACCCTCTACTGTGGCAAAACTGTAGTTATGGGTATCACCAGCATCCTCATCGGTTGTGGATAGGGTGGTTAAAGTAGTTCCCACCGCTAGATTTTCTGCAAATTGATTGGTAAATGTTACAATTTCTGTGGGTGTATCATTAAGGTCGTTAATGGCGATAGTAAAAGGCTGAATTAACTCGGATCCTTCACCGTCTATAACCCTAACCTGAACGTCTAGCTCATCTTGAGCTTCGAAATTAAAGGCCTGGTTATTGGCTCTAATCAAACCAGAACTAGAAAGGGTCACCTTATCATTATCAGTTCCCTTACCATTTGCACTAGACAGGAAATATTGATGGATCTGCCCCTGGTCTTCATCACTAACAATTACATTTCCAATAACTGCATTTACCGAGGCATTTTCGTTGATGTCACTGTTGTCAAGACTTACAGCTGTAATATCGTCGTTTACATCGTTAACGGTAATACTAACCGTTTGGTCATAAAAGCAACCCAGATTATCTGTAGTTCTAATTCTTACGGAATAAGAACTTTTTACCTCAAAATTAAGGTTGTTAGTGGCCTTTAAGCTGTTTCCGTCAATGGAAAAACTACCGTTGTCGGTATCACCAGTTCCAGCTACAAAAGAGTAGCTATGGGTCTGGCCACTATTTTGGTCAACCGAGCTCATAGTTCCAACCAATGCATTTGCTCCAGCGTTTTCATCAATGCTTGTTGCAGTTAGATTTATGGCTGTTGGAGCATGATTAGAGTATGTGATATAAGGAGAAGATGGAAACCCGTATGCTGCTCCATCCTGAAAAGCTACTTCATCCGCTGCAGCTACCACATTTCCGATTGAAGCATTATACATGTACAGCTTAATAGATTCTCCATTAACACTATTGCTATATACCGTTAAAAAGGCTAGGTATTCTCCGTTTACAATGCTGCTGGTAAATTCTACCCCTCTACAATCGTTTCCAACAAAAGCGGCAATTTTATTCGAAGGGTTTTCCAGGTCAACACAATTGATGTTGAGCTTGGCGGTAATGTTCATACTGTATGTAAACGAACCCGCGTTTACCGACCACGTATTGTGGTCGTTGGGGTCTGCAGCAAATACACTGCAGACTAGGGTTAATAAGGTTATAATGATTCCAAACTTTTTCATTTCGTCTTCTTATTTGGATGTATTAATGAGTTTTAATGACTTTAAATGTTTGCGCCGTAGCACCTTCAATCTCCACTTTAATGAAGAACATGCCAGGAGCCATAGCCTTCTCTTGGCTATTCAGTTGCCAAGCTATTCTGTGCATTCCTTCGCCTAGGGTTTCGTCTACCAACTGCGTTACCAGTACACCGTTAAGGGTGTGAACGCTCACAACCACTTTTTCCTCACGGTCTAAAAGCAGGTTGATATTAAGCGCATCGGAGAAGTGGCTAGGGAATACTTTCACCCCGGTTTCTCCGCTGTTAAGTGAGCTGCTTTCTCCAAGCGTAAAGTGAAAAGGCTCGTCCTTAGATCCTATAATGGAGTTGGCTTCAAAAAGATGTGTTTCATTTAAATCGAAACGATTACCTCTCTCGTCTTCAAGGACAAAATTTAATAGGCTTTCCTCTGTGTTTTCGTAAAGGGTTAGGAAGAAGGTTCCAAAATCAGATTCTGTAACTCCTCTTAATTCACCATCTGCATAAGCCAATAACCTATATGCTCTTTTCGGGTTGAGGTCGCTTAAATCTGTAGTGGCAATGATGCTGGCATTTTCTTTAAATGCATAGGGGTTTAATCCATATTCATTGTACAACGCCGCCAATTCATCCTGTCCAATTTTACGCGACTTGCTATAAAGGTTATGTTTTGGGAAAGTAAAGGTTCTAGTAACCGTTTCACTCGACTTAAACATATATCCTTTCTTAGGCTTAAGGAAGTCAAGGGTACCTATCCAACCAATGTTGATATCGTACACTGCAAATCCATTCTGGCCTTTAACAAAGTCTCCGTTTTTAACCTCAAGGTTACTAAAGGCGTCGGCGATAGACATATTACTTAGGTTAGGGAAACCTATCCAAGACCAACCAGGGTTAAGGTCTATGTTTATGTTTTCTGGATTGATTCTAGCTCCTTCGTACTCAATGGTGTCGGCACCCGTGATTTTAATTTTATAAAGCTCACGATTGTTAACACCTCCGCTAGATGAAAGGCTACCCGTCCAACCTACCGTACTTCCATATTGGTCGTACTTGGTCATACTTTTTATCAAATCACCATCTGCCGGATTTAAATCACTTAAAAGCGTGTTACTCTTAAGGTGATCGTTAGTACTTAGCGGGAACGAAACCCAGTTCCATCCACTGTTTAGCACAATGGGTTCGTACAATTGATTAATTGCAGCAAATACGATAGGAGCAGAAGGGGTTCCCTCTAAAGTGTTAGAAGCAAAAGTTATAGGCTTGGAAGGATTAACAACGGTGTGTGTTTTTCCTTCGCTAGCATCCCAGATGTAGAAATTAACCGATTCGCCACCAGCCGTATTCGCATAAACATCGATAAAGGCAAGGTACATGTCGTACTCTTCTACATAGCGTAAATTGGCGATTCCTCTTACGTCATCTCCAACCAGAGCTATCAGTTTATCGTCGATGTCAGATGAAATAACACCATCAACCGTAATTTGTCCAATGATATTCATTGAATATTCAAAGGCGGTTGGATCAAATTCCCAATCGGGTTCGTTTCCTATGACTTTAATCTTAAGTCTTAAAACTTCATTAAATCCGAAATCAGAGGTTAGGTAGATGTTCTGTTCGTGGGTTCCAATATTTAGAGCTTCCGAAACCGTGAAATTCAGGGTTCTTCTACTATCTGGACCAAGAACTCCAGT contains:
- a CDS encoding cadherin domain-containing protein codes for the protein MKKFGIIITLLTLVCSVFAADPNDHNTWSVNAGSFTYSMNITAKLNINCVDLENPSNKIAAFVGNDCRGVEFTSSIVNGEYLAFLTVYSNSVNGESIKLYMYNASIGNVVAAADEVAFQDGAAYGFPSSPYITYSNHAPTAINLTATSIDENAGANALVGTMSSVDQNSGQTHSYSFVAGTGDTDNGSFSIDGNSLKATNNLNFEVKSSYSVRIRTTDNLGCFYDQTVSITVNDVNDDITAVSLDNSDINENASVNAVIGNVIVSDEDQGQIHQYFLSSANGKGTDNDKVTLSSSGLIRANNQAFNFEAQDELDVQVRVIDGEGSELIQPFTIAINDLNDTPTEIVTFTNQFAENLAVGTTLTTLSTTDEDAGDTHNYSFATVEGSDNASFTIVDDEIRSNVIFNFEEKSIFYLYIISTDAGGATVQEQIILTATDQNDTPTNIELSSTSCAENQNAGALVAMLSAIDEDANDTHTYSLVAGAGDTDNAMFQVDGDQLKTSTLFDFETKNQLSLRLQVNDGNATYSKAFTISVTDNNDTPYDLNISNNEVYENLADYQFAILSTSDYDANDAFSYALVSGSGDTHNSQFKIIGNSLYTKNGFDYESANNLSIRVKTTDEAGASFEKTLAISILDANDKPYALSLSNNVVAENANLGTPFGLFTGSDEDANTTFTYAFAEVSGNDNANFTIVGNELRTNLKFNYEDRSIYYIYVNVYDQHDAFFQKQFTISIDDANDIPTDISINNLTIPENQVSGTFIGKLSTTDEDENDTHLYFLSAGDGDDNNNAFEIRNDSLFSDAVFDYETQATRSLRVSSSDGNGTVSKQFTVSVIPGNDAPYGILLSNEEVVENANNTLVGVLSTLDSDAEDTHTYSLVSGTGSTDNAKFKIIGDQLLTNVALDFETLDTAEIRIKVSDLLGSTFERTFKIAVEDQNDVPQDVFLSTNIFDENLDFGSTIANLSTLDEDADETFTYELTQGEVDNALFSIVGSELRTNSQFDFETKSSYFVKIKVTDQGGLSLSKQFSLTVNNTNDIPTDISLTSYTVKENKTSGQAFAKLVATDQDPSDNFTFSLVSGLGDDNNSNFNIFGDSLYVNTNLDFETQSTHFIRVRVSDGTGSYEKSLTIGILDAFDAPTAIELSSDMIAENKEVGTLVATLLAIDVDAQDSHTFSFAEGLNDDDNSFFVIEANQLVSNAKFNYEAKSQYKIRIKATDAGNLSYEQFFIINIIDENDAPTSIDLSTLNFDENIPVSSVIAEISAEDPDANDELRFEFANNGEYDNHAFQIVGNKIVTKEKINYEVKRKYVLNIRVIDIAGASFVQQFVLDVNDKMDAPTAILLDNASFWEESALGTYIGTFEVHDQDVNDQHTFQFVAGMLGADNSKFMISNDSLFTNTFFDFNAQSDFTIKVKATDKTGLSIDQNFSLFLKNSNNAPTSLTLIGNDVDENLPNQKTIGYFVSVDPDSGDGHQYTLVPGEGDADNGIFEIVNGILYSSASFDFETKNSYSIRVRTTDFAEAYLEQDFVINVNNVNDRPSNISLSTNTFNENLEKGSRILRFTTTDQDAGASFTYTFNNDQQNDNNMFAINGDSLVLDGFFNFEEKELYTIRVTSTDEGGLATTKQFIVNVNDINDAPTLLNLEVLPVYENDSTSLIAIVETIDEDTWDAFNYGFIQDINGASNGNVIFRGDSLFLSRPFNFEASATASLHFYGMDLAGMKVDTVITLDIIDVNDKPTDIFISNLEIAENSALGTIIGAFNTADQDKDETFTYTLVSGDGDDNNAAFFIAENELKIATSPNYEIKPNYSVRIKSTDSRGLSTEKAFTIEVLNVNEAPILEDAILDVPEDFEIGEYLATLSYLDNDLGDQHTFNVVGASNVIAVDELGDIYLNSILDYEDVSVYPLQVSITDQGGLSDTANVLLRVVDVIESGANQKLPVNKIISPNGDGKNDAFQIENVHLYKDYSLSIYNEAGGLVYQVNRNYSNDWQATYNGKPLETGSYYYVFVSNLNPADMFKGVFSVIK